A genomic segment from [Flavobacterium] thermophilum encodes:
- the tpiA gene encoding Triosephosphate isomerase, with protein sequence MRKPIIAGNWKMHKTLAEAVQFVENVKGLVPPADEVDSVVCAPFLFLDRLVQAADGTNLKIGAQNMHFADQGAYTGEVSPVMLKDLGVTYVILGHSERRQMFAETDETVNKKVLAAFTRGLVPIVCCGETIEEREAGQTNAVVASQVEKALAGLTPDQVKQAVIAYEPIWAIGTGKSSTAEDANDVCGHIRSVVSRLFGPEAAEAIRIQYGGSVKPDNICDFLAQEQIDGALVGGASLEPASFLQLVEAGRHE encoded by the coding sequence ATGAGAAAACCGATCATTGCAGGCAACTGGAAAATGCATAAAACATTAGCGGAAGCGGTTCAATTTGTCGAGAACGTAAAAGGGCTCGTGCCGCCGGCCGATGAAGTCGATTCCGTCGTTTGCGCGCCGTTTCTCTTTTTGGATCGGCTGGTGCAAGCGGCAGACGGCACGAATTTAAAAATCGGGGCGCAAAACATGCATTTTGCCGACCAAGGGGCGTACACCGGCGAAGTGAGCCCGGTCATGCTGAAAGACCTCGGCGTCACGTACGTCATCCTCGGCCATTCGGAGCGCCGGCAGATGTTTGCGGAGACGGATGAGACCGTCAATAAAAAAGTATTGGCGGCTTTCACCCGTGGGCTTGTGCCGATTGTTTGCTGCGGGGAAACGATCGAGGAGCGGGAAGCCGGGCAGACGAATGCGGTCGTCGCTTCACAAGTGGAAAAAGCGCTCGCCGGCTTGACGCCGGATCAAGTGAAGCAAGCGGTCATCGCTTACGAGCCGATTTGGGCGATCGGCACGGGGAAGTCGTCGACGGCGGAAGATGCGAACGACGTGTGCGGCCATATTCGTTCGGTCGTCTCGCGCCTGTTTGGCCCGGAAGCGGCGGAAGCGATCCGCATCCAATACGGCGGCAGCGTCAAACCGGACAACATCTGCGACTTTTTGGCGCAAGAACAGATCGACGGCGCCTTAGTCGGCGGGGCGAGCTTGGAGCCGGCTTCATTCTTGCAATTGGTGGAGGCGGGGCGCCATGAGTAA
- the pgk gene encoding Phosphoglycerate kinase — protein MNKKTVRDVDVKGKRVFCRVDFNVPMEEGAITDDTRIRAALPTIRYLIEHGAKVILASHLGRPKGKVVEELRLDAVAKRLGELLERPVAKTNEAVGDEVKAAVDRLNEGDVLLLENVRFYPGEEKNDPELAKAFAELADLYVNDAFGAAHRAHASTEGIAHYLPAVAGFLMEKELEVLGKALSNPDRPFTAIIGGAKVKDKIGVIDNLLEKVDNLIIGGGLAYTFVKALGHDVGKSLLEEDKIELAKSFMEKAKEKGVRFYMPVDVVVADRFANDANTKVVPIDAIPADWEALDIGPKTRELYRDVIRESKLVVWNGPMGVFEMDAFAHGTRAIAEALAEAPDTYSVIGGGDSAAAVEKFGLADKMDHISTGGGASLEFMEGKQLPGVVALEDK, from the coding sequence ATGAACAAGAAGACGGTTCGCGACGTTGATGTCAAAGGGAAGCGCGTCTTCTGCCGCGTTGATTTCAACGTGCCGATGGAAGAAGGCGCGATCACTGATGACACACGCATTCGCGCCGCACTCCCGACGATCCGCTATTTGATCGAGCACGGGGCGAAAGTCATTTTGGCGAGCCACCTCGGCCGCCCGAAAGGAAAAGTGGTCGAAGAATTGCGTTTGGATGCCGTTGCGAAGCGGCTCGGCGAGCTGCTTGAACGGCCGGTCGCCAAAACGAATGAAGCGGTCGGCGATGAGGTGAAAGCGGCGGTCGACCGTTTGAACGAAGGCGATGTGCTCTTGCTTGAGAACGTCCGTTTTTACCCTGGCGAAGAGAAAAATGATCCCGAGCTCGCCAAAGCGTTTGCGGAGCTTGCGGATCTATATGTCAACGATGCGTTCGGCGCCGCCCATCGCGCCCATGCGTCGACGGAAGGCATCGCCCATTACTTGCCGGCGGTGGCCGGATTTTTGATGGAAAAAGAACTTGAAGTGCTTGGCAAGGCGCTTTCGAATCCGGACCGCCCGTTTACAGCGATCATCGGCGGGGCGAAAGTGAAAGACAAAATCGGCGTCATCGACAATTTGCTTGAAAAAGTCGACAACTTGATCATCGGCGGCGGACTGGCGTACACGTTCGTCAAAGCGCTTGGGCATGATGTCGGCAAGTCGCTGCTTGAAGAAGATAAAATCGAACTGGCGAAATCGTTTATGGAAAAAGCAAAAGAAAAAGGCGTCCGTTTTTATATGCCGGTGGACGTGGTCGTCGCCGACCGGTTTGCGAACGACGCCAACACGAAAGTCGTGCCGATTGACGCGATTCCAGCCGATTGGGAGGCGCTTGACATCGGCCCGAAAACGCGCGAATTGTACCGCGATGTCATTCGCGAGTCGAAGCTCGTTGTCTGGAACGGCCCGATGGGCGTCTTTGAAATGGACGCGTTCGCGCACGGGACGAGAGCGATCGCTGAAGCATTGGCGGAAGCGCCCGACACCTATTCGGTCATCGGCGGCGGGGATTCGGCGGCGGCGGTTGAGAAATTCGGCTTGGCCGACAAAATGGATCATATCTCCACCGGCGGCGGCGCTTCGCTCGAGTTTATGGAAGGAAAACAGCTGCCGGGTGTCGTCGCGCTCGAAGACAAATGA